Proteins found in one Brachypodium distachyon strain Bd21 chromosome 5, Brachypodium_distachyon_v3.0, whole genome shotgun sequence genomic segment:
- the LOC100839972 gene encoding CRS2-like protein, chloroplastic, with translation MRGKLWMRCSPFLSKRYVSTCGTTSSLSPSTSYSSIQPWLFVGLGNPGEKYQSTRHNVGFDMIDAFAQSQGIPLTTHHFKALFGEGMVDGVPVLLAKPQTYINLSGESAAALAAYYKLPLHRVLVAYDDTDLPCGVLRLQPKGGSGRHNGLKSVIYHFRKNREFGRLRIGIGRPPGQMDPKAFVLQKFNKTARERIDSGIKEGVDILKMVVTKGLTEAARVSNVNQKYKHLVSDDQQLY, from the exons ATGCGGGGAAAGCTTTGGATGAGATGTTCTCCCTTCCTTTCTAAACGCTATGTCTCTACCTGTGGGACAACCTCCTCATTATCTCCATCCACATCGTACTCTTCAATACAACCATGGCTCTTTGTTGGTCTGGGTAATCCCGGCGAGAAGTACCAATCCACCAGACACAAT GTTGGGTTTGATATGATAGACGCGTTTGCACAGTCTCAGGGCATACCCCTGACCACACATCACTTCAAAGCACTATTTGGTGAAG GGATGGTTGATGGTGTCCCTGTTTTGCTTGCCAAGCCTCAAACATATATAAATCTCAGCGGTGAATCT GCTGCTGCACTTGCTGCCTATTATAAATTGCCACTTCACCGTGTCCTAGTG GCATACGATGACACAGACCTTCCGTGTGGAGTTCTCCGTTTACAACCTAAAGGAGGATCTGGACGTCACAATGG GTTGAAGAGTGTGATCTACCATTTCCGCAAGAACCGGGAATTTGGTCGATTAAGGATTG GAATTGGACGTCCTCCTGGTCAGATGGATCCCAAAGCTTTCGTGCTTCAGAAGTTTAATAAGACTGCTCGTGAACGG ATTGACTCGGGCATAAAAGAGGGTGTCGACATCCTGAAGATGGTGGTCACCAAGGGTTTGACGGAGGCGGCAAGGGTTTCAAATGTGAATCAGAAGTACAAGCATCTGGTATCAGATGACCAGCAGCTGTATTGA
- the LOC104581460 gene encoding trihelix transcription factor ASR3: MSASPDPSPSSSTPAGHLRTHPYPHHHNLHLSTPPPPQPHPPAAPGPLAVTPPHQQALAPYSAPPPSPASTPRDYRKGNWTLHETLVLITAKRLDDDRRAGGGVAGSSSSSPAGPSALPRSAEQRWKWVENYCWSQGCLRSQNQCNDKWDNLLRDYKKVRDFHNRLASNSTAPSGSGAAPAAAAPLPTSYWAMERHERKERNLPTNLAAEVYDALCDVLSRRAARRGGAPVAPSPPPPLALPAPPLHPPPKPLLSQQQQRIPPHHPPLLQLPPPPVAVAPPPTTTSVSEDEMTGSSSDSGSSSGRAGGGGDEPEAKRQRRQRGRVSDRGRVGSSVVRGATVLARTLVACEEKRERRHRERLELEERRLRLEAERAEARRQGFAGLISAVHSLSGAIHALVSDHARSGDSSR; this comes from the exons ATGTCGGCGTCGCCGGACccgtcgccgtcttcctccacgCCGGCGGGCCACCTCCGCACTCACCCCTACCCACACCACCACAACCTCCACCTCTcaactcctcctccgccgcagccccacccgccggcggcgccgggcccGCTCGCCGTGACGCCGCCGCACCAGCAAGCTCTGGCCCCGTACTCCGCCCCACCCCCTTCCCCTGCGTCGACCCCTCGAGACTACCGGAAGGGCAACTGGACGCTCCACGAGACGCTCGTGCTCATCACCGCCAAGCGCCTCGACGACGACCGccgcgccggtggcggcgtcgccgggtcctcgtcttcgtctccggccgGGCCGAGTGCGCTGCCGAGGTCGGCGGAGCAGCGGTGGAAGTGGGTGGAGAACTACTGCTGGTCCCAGGGGTGCCTGCGCAGCCAGAACCAGTGCAACGACAAGTGGGACAACCTGCTCAGGGACTACAAGAAGGTCCGCGACTTCCACAACCGCCTCGCTTCCAACTCCACCGCCCcttccggctccggcgccgctccggctgcggcggcgccattgCCGACCTCGTACTGGGCCATGGAGAGGCACGAGAGGAAGGAGCGTAACCTGCCGACCAACCTGGCGGCCGAGGTCTACGACGCGCTCTGCGACGTGCtctcccgccgcgccgcccgcagGGGCGGCGCCCCCGtcgcgccctcgccgcccccgccgctcgCGCTCCCGGCGCCACCGCTTCATCCGCCGCCGAAGCCGCTCCtctcgcagcagcagcagcggattCCTCCTCACCAccccccgctgctgcagctcccgccgccgcccgttgcggtggcgccgccgccgacgacgacgtccgTTTCCG AGGATGAGATGACGGGGTCGTCGTCGGACTCCGGCTCCTCGTCGGGGcgagctggcggcggcggggacgagCCGGAGGCgaagcggcagcggcggcaacgAGGGCGGGTGAGCGACAGGGGACGGGTGGGATCGAGCGTTGTGCGGGGCGCGACGGTGCTGGCTCGCACGCTGGTGGCGTGCGAGGAGAAGCGGGAGCGGCGGCACCGGGAgcggctggagctggaggagcggcggctgcggctggaGGCGGAGCGCGCCGAGGCCCGGCGCCAGGGCTTCGCGGGCCTCATCTCCGCCGTCCACTCCCTCTCCGGCGCCATCCACGCCCTCGTCTCCGACCACGCCCGCAGCGGCGACTCCTCCAGgtga
- the LOC100839367 gene encoding plant UBX domain-containing protein 7: protein MAGAAPTAAEKDALVSSFLEIAAGQTPHTATQFLQMTSWHLEEAVQLFYIDGEAALAAHSAAAPASSAAALEAAALAAAEAEEGYRLAPPPAAALEDGMLQRQGDDEEVRAPLPVRRETLYGDVPMVVARPNSTVAFRNFEEEARQSAVWDSEQNATSSSRDNLASLYRPPFDLMFNGPFDKAKLEASLLDKWLLINLQSTEEFSSHMLNRDTWANEAVAQTIRSNFIFWQVYQDTSEGRKVCTYYNLVSVPAILLIDPITGQKMCAWTGMVYPDRLLEDLMPYLDKGPKEHHAAQPQKRPRKIDQETSMGRQGRTTVEDEDEELARAVAASLEENKGFEQSDATNDKTNPEEENEPSLSVKLEYPPLPEEPKVSRDLLCRVAIRLPDGRRIQRNFLHTDPIKLLWSFCSPQLEDGDKRAFHFVKPIPGASNNLGYESDQTFKEAGLANSMINLLWD, encoded by the exons atggccggcgctgCCCCGACGGCCGCGGAGAAGGACgccctcgtctcctccttcctcgagatcgccgccggccagaCGCCGCACACCGCCACCCAGTTTCTCCAG ATGACGAGCTGGCAtctggaggaggcggtgcagCTGTTCTACATCGACGGGGAGGCCGCGCTGGCAGCGCACTCGGCGGCCGCCCCGgcttcctccgccgcggccttggaggcggcggctctcgcggcggccgaggccgaggaggggtACAG ATTGGCTCCGCCTCCCGCGGCCGCGCTGGAAGATGGGATGCTGCAGAGACAGGGGGACGATGAGGAGGTCCGCGCGCCTTTGCCCGTGAGGCGGGAAACTCTCTACGGTGATGTCCCGATGGTCGT CGCTCGGCCTAATTCGACAGTTGCGTTTCGTAACTTTGAAGAGGAGGCAAGACAGTCTGCTGTTTGGGATTCTGAGCAGAATGCAACATCTAGTTCTCGTGATAATCTGGCTTCTTTATATCGCCCACCTTTTGATTTGATGTTCAATGGACCATTTGACAAG GCAAAGCTGGAGGCTTCTCTTCTGGACAAGTGGCTATTGATCAATTTGCAGTCAACAGAGGAGTTCAGCTCTCACATG CTTAATCGAGACACTTGGGCAAATGAAGCTGTGGCTCAGACAATTCGGTCAAACTTTATTTTCTGGCAG GTTTATCAAGATACCAGTGAGGGGAGAAAGGTATGCACCTACTACAATTTGGTGTCTGTTCCTGCTATTCTCCTAATTGACCCTATCACTGGACAAAAAATGTGTGCTTGGACTGGAATGGTTTACCCGGACCGTTTGCTGGAG GATTTGATGCCTTACCTGGATAAAGGTCCAAAGGAGCATCATGCTGCTCAACCTCAAAAACGGCCAAGAAAAATTGATCAGGAAACTTCTATGGGCAGACAAG GTAGAACAACTGTAgaggatgaagatgaagaattAGCACGGGCAGTGGCAGCTTCCTTGGAGGAGAATAAAGGATTCGAGCAATCAGATGCTACTAATGACAAGACTAATCCTGAGGAAGAGAACGAACCAAGCTTGAGTGTTAAGCTCGAGTATCCTCCTCTCCCTGAAGAACCCAAAGTTAGTAGGGATCTTCTCTGCAGGGTTGCAATTCGATTACCTGACGGTCGGAGGATCCAGAGGAATTTTCTGCACACAGATCCTATTAAG CTCCTGTGGTCATTCTGCTCTCCTCAACTGGAGGACGGTGATAAGAGGGCTTTCCACTTTGTAAAGCCCATTCCCGGAGCGTCCAATAACCTGGGGTACGAAAGCGACCAAACTTTCAAAGAGGCCGGGCTGGCCAACTCGATGATCAACCTTTTGTGGGACTGA
- the LOC100840281 gene encoding probable adenylate kinase 6, chloroplastic, with translation MSAISRAIRACASRRNLSVQAPAAAAAGAGLAGRRAAAGRDGRDRRGGEEKKDGRRVQWVFLGCPGVGKGTYASRLSQLLDVPHIATGDLVRLALASPGPLADQLTEIVNNGKLVSDEIIINLLSKRLEEGEEKGELGFILDGFPRTIRQAEILEGVTDLDLVINLKLREEALLAKCIGRRTCSQCGGNFNVASIDIEGENGGPRMYMPPLLPPPECESKLISRADDTEEVVKERLRVYHDLSEPVEEFYRARGKLLEFNLPGGIPESWPKLLQALNIEDPDNKRSAAA, from the exons ATGTCGGCGATCTCTCGCGCGATCCGAGCCTGCGCGTCGCGGCGGAACCTGTCGGTGCAGGCGcccgcggctgcggcggcgggggcggggttGGCGGGGCGCAGGGCCGCAGCCGGGCGTGACGGCCGGGACCGtcgcggcggggaggagaagaaggacggGAGGCGCGTGCAGTGGGTGTTCCTGGGCTGCCCCGGGGTGGGCAAGGGCACCTACGCCAGCCGCCTCTCGCAGCTCCTCGACGTGCCCCACATCGCCACCGGCGACCTCGTCCGCCTCGCGCTCGCCTCCCCCGGCCCCCTCGCCGACCAG CTTACTGAGATCGTGAATAATGGAAAACTGGTGTCTGATGAGATCATCATAAATCTGCTGTCAAAGCGCCTTgaggagggagaagaaaagggTGAATTGGGGTTCATCCTTGATGGTTTTCCTAGAACCATAAGACAAGCG gaaatacTGGAGGGAGTCACAGATCTCGATTTGGTGATCAATCTCAAACTTCGAGAAGAAGCTCTGCTTGCAAAATGCATTGGTAGAAGGACATGCAGCCAGTGTGGAGGAAACTTCAATGTGGCTTCCATTGATATTGAGGGTGAGAATGGCGGTCCTCGAATGTATATGCCTCCACTACTACCTCCTCCGGAGTGTGAATCAAAGCTAATTTCCAGAGCAGATGATACCGAAGAGGTGGTAAAGGAGCGGTTGCGTGTTTACCATGATTTG AGTGAACCAGTGGAGGAATTCTACAGAGCACGGGGGAAACTCTTGGAGTTCAATTTACCAGGAGGAATACCCGAGTCATGGCCGAAGCTATTGCAAGCGTTGAATATAGAAGACCCCGACAACAAGAGATCTGCAGCAGCATGA
- the LOC100840588 gene encoding probable polyamine oxidase 4: MDPNSFMTGGLLLPTIERRCASPPSVIVIGGGISGIAAARVLSNSSFEVTVLESRDRIGGRVHTDYSFGCPIDMGASWLHGVSNENSLAPLIGHLGLRLYQTSGDNSVLYDHDLESCSLFDKNGVQVPRETAAKVGKVFERILEETVKLRDEQEHDMPLQQAISIVLERHPHLKLQGLDDRVLQWCVCRLEAWFAADADEISLKNWDQEHVLTGGHGLMVDGYYPVVQALARGLDIRLNQRVTKVSRQHNRVTVTIEDGTQHCADACIITVPLGVLKANIIKFEPELPLWKSSAIADLGVGIENKVAMHFDRAFWPNVQVLGMVGPTPKTCGYFLNLHKATGNPVLVYMAAGRFAQEVEKLSDKEALDIVMSHLKKMIPAAPEPTQYLVSRWGSDPNSLGSYSCDLVGKPADVCERFSAPVENLYFAGEAASAEHSGAVHGAYSSGLAAAEDCRKRLMLQKGVPDLVQVAACEEVASAAAEVVAPFQICGT; this comes from the exons ATGGATCCCAATAGCTTCATGACCGGAG GCCTTTTGCTTCCGACCATTGAGAGGCGATGCGCTTCGCCTCCATCCGTCATCGTGATCGGCGGGGGAATCTCTGGGATTGCTGCAGCTCGTGTCCTCTCCAATTCTTCTTTTGAG GTGACCGTTCTGGAGTCGAGAGATCGGATTGGAGGTCGTGTTCATACCGACTACTCCTTTGGATGCCCCATTGATATGGGGGCCTCATG GCTGCACGGTGTCAGTAATGAAAATTCGTTGGCACCATTGATCGGCCATCTTGGACTGAGATTATACCAAACTAGTGGTGACAACTCTGTTCTCTATGATCATGATTTAGAAAG TTGTTCGCTCTTTGATAAGAATGGGGTTCAAGTCCCAAGGGAAACAGCTGCTAAAGTTGGAAAAGTATTTGAGAGAATTCTTGAGGAG ACAGTGAAACTGCGTGACGAGCAGGAACATGACATGCCCCTTCAACAGGCAATTTCAATTGTGCTTGAGAGGCACCCCCATCTGAA GCTGCAAGGGCTTGATGATCGAGTCTTGCAATGGTGTGTTTGCCGGCTGGAGGCATGGTTTGCTGCAGATGCAGATGAAATATCTCTGAAAAACTGGGATCAG GAGCATGTTCTTACTGGTGGTCATGGTCTGATGGTGGATGGATACTATCCTGTAGTTCAGGCTCTTGCTCGAGGTCTTGACATACGCCTCAACCaaag AGTTACCAAAGTTTCCCGCCAGCACAACAGAGTGACGGTCACCATCGAGGATGGCACACAACACTGTGCAGACGCTTGCATAATTACAGTGCCACTCGGTGTGCTCAAAGCGAACATAATCAAGTTTGAGCCTGAGCTGCCCCTGTGGAAGAGCTCTGCCATTGCGGACCTCGGTGTGGGCATAGAAAACAAGGTCGCCATGCACTTCGACCGGGCCTTCTGGCCGAACGTCCAGGTGCTGGGAATGGTTGGCCCGACGCCGAAAACATGCGGCTACTTCCTGAACCTCCACAAGGCCACTGGCAACCCTGTCCTCGTCTACATGGCTGCGGGGAGATTCGCCCAAGAGGTGGAGAAACTCTCGGACAAGGAGGCCTTGGATATCGTCATGTCCCACCTGAAGAAAATGATACCAGCCGCACCTGAACCT ACGCAGTATCTGGTATCTCGCTGGGGCTCCGACCCAAATTCCCTGGGGTCCTACTCGTGCGACCTGGTCGGGAAGCCGGCCGACGTGTGCGAAAGGTTCTCAGCCCCCGTGGAGAACCTCTACTTTGCCGGAGAGGCAGCCAGCGCAGAGCACTCTGGAGCTGTGCACGGCGCCTACTCCTCAGGCCTTGCCGCTGCCGAGGATTGCCGCAAGCGGCTCATGTTGCAGAAGGGCGTCCCGGACCTCGTCCAGGTCGCGGCGTGtgaggaggttgcctccgccgccgctgaggtTGTCGCCCCTTTCCAGATCTGTGGCACCTAA
- the LOC100841193 gene encoding probable polyamine oxidase 4, which translates to MDQPPNGFAAGGLFVQHIDGKNASAPSVIVIGGGISGIASARALSNASFKVTLLESRDRLGGRVHTDYSFGCPIDLGASWLHGVCNENSLAPLIRLLGLRLYRTSGDNSVLYDHDLESYALFDKDGRQVPQEIVTKVGETFEQILKETVKVRDEYTNDMPLVQAISIVLDRNPHLKLEGLQYEVLQWCICRLEAWFATDVDNISLKNWDQEHVLTGGHGLMVNGYDPVIKALARDLDIHLNHRVTKIIQRYNKVIVCVEDGTSFVADAAIITVPLGVLKANIIKFEPELPDWKLSAISDLGVGLENKIALRFDTIFWPNVEVIGRVAQTSNSCGYFLNLHKATGHPVLVCMVAGRLAYEMEKLSDEESVEFVMSQLKRMLPGATEPVQYLVSRWGTDPNSLGSYSCDLVGKPADLYERFCAPVGNLFFAGEAACIDHSGSVHGAYSSGIGAAEDCRRRLSTQLGISDLFQVGKIVMREEMADAMVPLQISRL; encoded by the exons ATGGACCAGCCGCCTAATGGCTTCGCCGCCGGAG GTCTTTTTGTTCAGCACATTGATGGGAAAAACGCTTCTGCCCCTTCTGTCATTGTGATTGGTGGAGGGATTTCAGGCATTGCATCTGCCCGTGCATTATCGAATGCTTCATTTAAG GTCACCTTATTAGAGTCGCGGGACCGACTTGGTGGCCGTGTGCATACTGACTATTCGTTTGGCTGCCCAATTGACTTGGGAGCATCTTG GTTGCATGGCGTATGCAATGAGAATTCCTTGGCACCATTGATTAGGCTGCTTGGGCTTAGATTATACCGCACCAGTGGTGATAACTCTGTGCTGTATGACCATGATTTGGAGAG cTACGCTCTCTTTGATAAGGATGGTCGCCAAGTTCCCCAGGAGATAGTAACCAAAGTTGGGGAAACATTTGAGCAAATTCTTAAGGAG ACGGTGAAAGTTAGAGATGAATATACAAATGACATGCCTCTTGTTCAAGCCATCTCAATTGTTCTTGACAGGAATCCACATCTAAA GCTTGAGGGTTTGCAATATGAAGTATTGCAGTGGTGCATTTGTAGATTGGAGGCGTGGTTTGCCACAGATGTGGATAATATATCTTTGAAAAATTGGGATCAG GAACATGTTCTTACTGGTGGACATGGCCTTATGGTAAATGGCTATGACCCTGTTATCAAAGCTCTCGCTCGAGATCTTGATATCCATCTTAACCACAG GGTTACCAAAATCATCCAGCGGTATAATAAAGTCATCGTATGCGTGGAAGATGGGACAAGCTTTGTTGCAGATGCTGCTATAATAACTGTCCCTCTCGGTGTGCTCAAGGCAAACATTATCAAGTTTGAACCTGAGCTCCCAGACTGGAAACTATCAGCGATCTCTGATCTCGGTGTTGGCCTCGAGAACAAGATAGCACTCCGGTTCGACACCATATTCTGGCCCAATGTAGAAGTGATAGGCAGGGTTGCACAAACATCGAATTCCTGCGGTTACTTTCTTAATCTTCACAAAGCCACAGGACATCCAGTGCTGGTATGCATGGTGGCAGGCAGATTGGCATACGAGATGGAGAAGCTGTCAGACGAAGAATCCGTGGAATTTGTCATGTCACAGCTTAAGAGGATGCTACCAGGGGCCACCGAACCG GTTCAGTATTTGGTTTCGCGGTGGGGAACTGACCCGAACTCACTCGGTTCCTACTCTTGTGACCTGGTCGGGAAACCAGCTGACCTGTACGAAAGGTTCTGCGCCCCGGTGGGCAACCTGTTCTTCGCCGGGGAGGCGGCCTGCATTGACCACTCGGGATCCGTCCACGGAGCGTACTCGTCAGGCATTGGTGCCGCGGAGGACTGCCGAAGGCGCCTCTCGACGCAGCTAGGCATCTCCGACCTGTTCCAGGTCGGGAAGATTGTCATGAGGGAGGAGATGGCTGACGCCATGGTTCCCCTCCAGATATCCAGGCTGTGA